One Microbacterium esteraromaticum genomic window carries:
- a CDS encoding gluconokinase, with product MPGAGNVVLVLEASTTSAKCLILDSGTGVVEVRTRRFSDESPARDGDVITAELLALGRETAAGRPVDVIALSSTWHGMTLRTPDLHAVTPVYEWPHTGAHEVASRWRSDPEFVEWFRRRTGCLVNASYPAFKLAQLVRDGVDLRGLLMLDQGGLVFARLTGRTWTSLSTASGTGLISVETGEWDAEVRQRLGIGAVLLPELKPSSAWAPLQPEAAALLGQRAGTPVLVPGPDGGLNQIGDRASGIGDMTFSMGTSGALRMTAALPSFAADTGTWTYRSPAGWLSGAATSGCGNCVDWARRRLFPDVDYAALEALLDPARSDLPLFLPFLFGERSPGWDDRRRGGFLEVEPHHSAIDLYQAVLHGIVYSLHHCFTELVSLNGQPKRIVISGGVLSSGYWSQLAADVFGMPLEVSDLQHTSLVGAARLALEHAGEDADHPALRASAPRMLVPDPQRTAILDVQRERYLDGYARTRPADRLAVPTPT from the coding sequence ATGCCGGGCGCGGGGAACGTCGTCCTCGTCCTCGAGGCGAGCACGACCTCGGCGAAGTGCCTGATCCTCGACTCGGGCACCGGAGTCGTCGAGGTGCGCACCCGTCGCTTCAGTGACGAGAGCCCTGCGCGCGACGGTGACGTGATCACCGCCGAGCTGCTCGCGCTCGGACGCGAGACGGCCGCAGGTCGCCCGGTCGACGTCATCGCGCTGTCGAGCACGTGGCACGGCATGACGCTGCGCACGCCGGACCTGCACGCCGTGACGCCGGTGTACGAATGGCCGCACACCGGCGCGCACGAGGTGGCATCCCGCTGGCGATCGGATCCGGAGTTCGTCGAGTGGTTCCGGCGGCGCACCGGATGCCTGGTCAACGCCAGCTATCCCGCGTTCAAGCTCGCCCAGCTGGTGCGAGACGGCGTCGACCTCCGGGGGCTGCTCATGCTCGACCAGGGCGGACTCGTCTTCGCCCGTCTCACCGGGCGCACATGGACGAGCCTGTCGACGGCATCGGGCACCGGGCTGATCTCGGTCGAGACGGGGGAGTGGGATGCCGAGGTGCGACAGCGCCTCGGCATCGGCGCCGTCCTGCTTCCCGAGCTGAAGCCGAGCAGCGCCTGGGCGCCCCTGCAGCCCGAAGCGGCCGCCCTCCTCGGGCAGCGGGCAGGTACGCCCGTGCTCGTGCCCGGCCCCGACGGCGGGCTCAATCAGATCGGCGACCGGGCATCCGGCATCGGCGACATGACCTTCTCGATGGGCACGAGCGGGGCGCTGCGGATGACGGCGGCGCTGCCGTCCTTCGCCGCGGATACCGGCACGTGGACGTACCGCTCACCCGCCGGCTGGCTCAGCGGCGCGGCGACCAGCGGCTGCGGCAACTGCGTCGACTGGGCGAGGCGGCGACTCTTCCCCGACGTGGACTACGCCGCGCTCGAGGCCCTGCTCGACCCGGCCCGCTCCGACCTGCCGCTGTTCCTGCCGTTCCTGTTCGGCGAGCGCAGCCCCGGCTGGGACGACCGCCGTCGCGGCGGGTTCCTCGAGGTCGAGCCGCACCATTCCGCCATCGACCTGTACCAGGCGGTGCTGCACGGCATCGTGTACTCGCTGCATCACTGCTTCACCGAGCTCGTCTCCCTGAACGGGCAGCCGAAGCGGATCGTGATCTCGGGCGGGGTGCTCTCTTCCGGCTACTGGTCGCAGCTCGCCGCTGATGTGTTCGGCATGCCGCTGGAGGTGTCGGATCTGCAGCACACGAGCCTGGTCGGCGCGGCGCGACTGGCGCTGGAGCACGCCGGCGAGGACGCCGATCATCCCGCCCTGCGCGCGTCGGCGCCCAGGATGCTCGTTCCCGACCCGCAGCGCACGGCGATTCTCGACGTGCAGCGCGAACGCTACCTCGACGGCTACGCCCGGACGAGGCCCGCCGATCGACTCGCCGTTCCCACTCCGACCTGA
- a CDS encoding exodeoxyribonuclease III: MPHLRIASVNVNGIRAAVRNGMHAWLESADVDILTLQEVRADDEHLSAAFPDWQIVHDKATAKGRAGVAVLSRTPALASRTALGADDFDSAGRWIEADFEIGALPLTVVSAYVHTGEADTPKQEEKWKFLDAMGARMAQLGSGDAHALITGDLNVGHRPFDIMNWKGNVKKSGFLARERAYFDRFLGAAGEVVTGQEGIGRGMVGQLSDTRAYASEGGGAGLGWVDVGRAHHGEVPGPYTWWSMRGKAFDNDSGWRIDYHLATAPLAARATGYTVARAATYAERWSDHAPVIVDYTY; the protein is encoded by the coding sequence ATGCCCCATCTGCGTATCGCCTCTGTCAACGTCAACGGGATCCGCGCGGCCGTGCGCAACGGCATGCACGCCTGGCTCGAGTCGGCGGACGTCGACATCCTGACGCTGCAGGAGGTGCGCGCCGACGACGAGCACCTGAGCGCAGCCTTCCCCGACTGGCAGATCGTGCACGACAAAGCGACCGCGAAGGGTCGTGCCGGCGTCGCCGTTCTCAGCCGCACCCCTGCTCTCGCCTCCCGCACCGCACTGGGCGCCGATGACTTCGACTCCGCCGGCCGCTGGATCGAGGCGGACTTCGAGATCGGCGCTCTGCCGCTGACCGTGGTCAGCGCTTACGTGCACACCGGCGAGGCCGACACCCCCAAGCAGGAGGAGAAGTGGAAGTTCCTCGACGCGATGGGCGCGCGCATGGCGCAGCTCGGCAGCGGCGACGCGCACGCGCTGATCACCGGCGACCTCAACGTCGGTCACCGCCCGTTCGACATCATGAACTGGAAGGGCAACGTGAAGAAGTCGGGCTTCCTGGCGCGTGAGCGCGCCTACTTCGACCGCTTCCTGGGCGCCGCCGGGGAGGTCGTCACCGGTCAGGAGGGCATCGGCCGCGGCATGGTCGGTCAGCTGAGCGACACCCGCGCCTACGCCTCCGAAGGAGGGGGCGCAGGTCTCGGCTGGGTCGACGTGGGCCGCGCCCATCACGGCGAGGTGCCGGGTCCGTACACGTGGTGGTCGATGCGCGGCAAGGCGTTCGACAACGACAGCGGGTGGCGCATCGACTACCATCTGGCGACGGCACCGCTGGCCGCGAGGGCGACCGGCTACACCGTCGCCCGCGCGGCGACCTATGCCGAGCGGTGGAGCGATCACGCCCCCGTGATCGTCGACTACACCTACTGA
- the trpS gene encoding tryptophan--tRNA ligase has translation MTKPRLYSGMQPSADSLQAGNYIGALLQWREMQSSYDAFFSVVDLHAITVPQNPEELREKTRRTAAQYIAAGIEPSKSTLYVQSHVRAHAELAWILSTITGFGEAGRMTQFKDKSQRFGQDSTSVGLFTYPVLMAADILLYQSELVPVGDDQKQHVELTRDLAERFNGRFGETFTVPTPVIQKDTARIYDLQNPTSKMSKSAESDAGVLWLLDDPATSAKKIMRAVTDNEGSVRFDREGKPGVSNLLTIYAALTGRQVGSIEDEYAGRGYGDFKKDLAEVVVSEFGPVRERANALLDDPAELDRLLAVNAAKADEVADATLADVYERVGLLRRV, from the coding sequence GTGACGAAACCACGCCTCTACTCAGGAATGCAGCCCTCCGCCGACTCCCTCCAGGCCGGCAACTACATCGGAGCGCTCCTGCAGTGGCGTGAGATGCAGAGCTCGTACGACGCGTTCTTCTCCGTGGTGGATCTGCACGCCATCACGGTGCCGCAGAACCCCGAAGAGCTGCGCGAGAAGACCCGGCGCACCGCCGCCCAGTACATCGCCGCCGGAATCGAGCCGTCGAAGTCGACCCTGTACGTGCAGTCGCACGTGCGCGCACACGCCGAGCTCGCCTGGATCCTCAGCACCATCACCGGATTCGGCGAGGCGGGGCGCATGACCCAGTTCAAGGACAAGTCGCAGCGCTTCGGACAGGATTCCACCTCGGTCGGCCTGTTCACCTACCCCGTGCTGATGGCCGCCGACATCCTGCTCTACCAGAGCGAGCTGGTGCCGGTCGGCGACGACCAGAAGCAGCACGTCGAGCTCACCCGCGACCTCGCCGAGCGGTTCAACGGCCGGTTCGGGGAGACGTTCACCGTGCCGACCCCTGTCATCCAGAAGGACACTGCTCGCATCTACGACCTGCAGAACCCCACGTCGAAGATGTCGAAGTCGGCCGAGAGCGACGCCGGCGTGCTGTGGCTCCTCGACGACCCGGCCACGTCCGCGAAGAAGATCATGCGCGCCGTGACCGACAACGAGGGCTCGGTGCGCTTCGACCGCGAGGGCAAGCCCGGTGTGTCGAACCTGCTCACGATCTACGCCGCCCTCACCGGCCGGCAGGTCGGCTCGATCGAGGACGAGTACGCGGGGCGCGGATACGGCGACTTCAAGAAGGACCTTGCCGAGGTGGTCGTCAGCGAGTTCGGGCCCGTGCGCGAGCGTGCGAACGCGCTGCTCGATGACCCCGCCGAGCTCGACAGGCTGCTCGCCGTGAACGCGGCGAAGGCCGACGAGGTCGCGGATGCGACCCTCGCCGACGTGTACGAGCGCGTCGGTCTGCTGCGCCGCGTCTGA
- a CDS encoding YihY/virulence factor BrkB family protein gives MFPVRVWRHFLRRNGFLLSAGMAYQALFALFALLYVAFAGAGVWVGGSDVAVDAMIRAVNSYIPGLIGPDGILTPEAVRDVAGSAAGTFTLTGAIAVAVVLWTAVGAVTFTRRAVRGIFALPFDSRSYVLLKLRDAAAAAVFGISLLLGAAISVGGVWALRALFEMLGRDVPSATLTTLVSASSVLVIVVIDVTAIAALVRFLTGTTIRWRRIAPGSVIGGVAVAVLQLGAGLLLAHTPGNPLLATFAVMVGLLLWCRLIAAVILLAASWIALSADDRDEPLLDRDALPRPLHDRPALPRRDVRTRR, from the coding sequence ATGTTCCCGGTGCGCGTATGGCGGCACTTCCTGCGCCGCAACGGCTTCCTGCTCTCGGCCGGCATGGCGTATCAGGCCCTGTTCGCCCTGTTCGCGCTGCTGTACGTCGCATTCGCGGGAGCAGGCGTCTGGGTGGGAGGCAGCGATGTCGCGGTCGACGCGATGATCCGGGCCGTGAACAGCTACATCCCCGGTCTCATCGGTCCTGACGGCATCCTCACCCCAGAGGCTGTGCGCGACGTCGCAGGCTCCGCGGCCGGAACGTTCACACTCACCGGCGCCATCGCCGTTGCGGTCGTGCTGTGGACCGCGGTGGGCGCGGTGACCTTCACCCGCCGCGCGGTGCGGGGCATCTTCGCCCTGCCCTTCGACTCGCGCAGCTACGTGCTGCTCAAGCTGCGCGATGCGGCCGCGGCCGCGGTCTTCGGAATCAGCCTGCTGCTGGGCGCGGCGATCAGCGTCGGCGGCGTCTGGGCGCTGCGGGCTCTGTTCGAGATGCTCGGCCGTGACGTGCCGAGTGCGACCCTCACCACCCTGGTGTCGGCGTCGTCGGTGCTCGTGATCGTCGTGATCGACGTGACGGCGATCGCCGCGCTCGTGCGGTTCCTGACCGGAACGACGATCCGCTGGCGTCGCATCGCCCCCGGCTCGGTCATCGGAGGTGTCGCGGTCGCCGTGCTTCAGCTCGGCGCAGGACTGCTGCTCGCACATACGCCCGGAAACCCGCTGCTCGCGACGTTCGCGGTGATGGTGGGTCTTCTGCTGTGGTGCCGGCTGATAGCCGCCGTGATCCTGCTGGCGGCGTCGTGGATCGCGCTGAGTGCAGACGATCGCGACGAGCCGCTGCTGGATCGGGATGCCCTCCCCCGACCCCTCCACGATCGACCTGCACTGCCGCGACGGGATGTCCGGACCCGTCGTTAG
- a CDS encoding 50S ribosomal protein L25/general stress protein Ctc, which translates to MSDENKVVAEIRSSFGKGFARRLRAAGKIPAVIYGHGTDPVHVALPGHQVSLIIRRANALLDLDIDGTSQLALVKDVQKDPVHQIIEHIDLLVVKKGEKVSIDLPVVVTGESFAGTIANLDATTLAVEAEATHIPENVEVSVEGLEEGAHITAADVKLPKGVTLVADPETLVVAISVPAAPVEDEESAEAPAEAPAEEAAAE; encoded by the coding sequence ATGTCTGACGAGAACAAGGTCGTCGCCGAGATCCGCAGCAGCTTCGGCAAGGGCTTCGCCCGCCGTCTGCGCGCAGCCGGCAAGATCCCCGCGGTGATCTACGGCCACGGCACCGACCCGGTGCACGTCGCGCTGCCCGGGCACCAGGTGTCGCTCATCATCCGCCGCGCGAACGCTCTGCTCGACCTCGACATCGACGGCACCTCGCAGCTCGCCCTGGTCAAGGACGTGCAGAAGGACCCGGTGCACCAGATCATCGAGCACATCGACCTGCTGGTCGTGAAGAAGGGCGAGAAGGTCTCGATCGACCTCCCGGTCGTCGTGACCGGTGAGTCGTTCGCAGGCACCATCGCCAACCTCGACGCGACCACCCTCGCGGTCGAGGCGGAGGCCACCCACATCCCCGAGAACGTCGAGGTCTCGGTCGAGGGCCTCGAGGAGGGCGCGCACATCACCGCCGCCGACGTGAAGCTGCCCAAGGGCGTCACGCTCGTCGCCGACCCCGAGACCCTCGTGGTCGCCATCTCCGTCCCGGCCGCCCCGGTTGAGGACGAGGAGTCCGCTGAGGCTCCCGCCGAGGCCCCCGCCGAGGAGGCCGCCGCGGAGTGA
- a CDS encoding succinate dehydrogenase iron-sulfur subunit: MTDVVEAPADAANDSGVQSFLVTFNIRRFDPEVDEEPRWVDYDVELYATDRVLDALHKIKWEVDGSLSFRRSCAHGICGSDAMRINGRNRLACKTLIKDLDISKPIYVEAIKGLPLEKDLIVDMEPFFASYREVQPFLIANSTPDKGKERVQSITDRAIFDDTTKCILCAACTSSCPIFWTDGQYFGPAAIVNAHRFIFDSRDDAGDVRLDILNDKEGVWRCRTTFNCTEACPRGIEVTKAIAEVKKAVLRGGAR, translated from the coding sequence ATGACCGATGTCGTAGAGGCACCCGCCGACGCCGCGAACGACTCGGGAGTGCAGTCCTTCCTGGTCACCTTCAACATCCGCCGCTTCGACCCCGAGGTCGACGAGGAGCCCCGCTGGGTCGACTACGACGTCGAGCTGTACGCGACCGACCGCGTGCTCGACGCGCTGCACAAGATCAAGTGGGAGGTCGACGGCTCGCTGTCGTTCCGCCGCTCGTGCGCGCACGGCATCTGCGGGTCGGATGCCATGCGCATCAACGGCCGCAACCGCCTGGCCTGCAAGACGCTGATCAAGGACCTCGACATCTCGAAGCCGATCTACGTCGAGGCGATCAAGGGCCTGCCGCTCGAGAAGGACCTCATCGTCGACATGGAGCCGTTCTTCGCCTCCTATCGCGAGGTGCAGCCGTTCCTCATCGCGAACTCGACCCCTGACAAGGGCAAGGAGCGCGTGCAGTCGATCACCGACCGCGCGATCTTCGACGACACCACCAAGTGCATCCTGTGCGCCGCGTGCACCTCGTCGTGCCCGATCTTCTGGACCGACGGACAGTACTTCGGTCCGGCGGCGATCGTGAACGCGCACCGCTTCATCTTCGACTCGCGCGACGACGCGGGAGATGTGCGACTCGACATCCTGAACGACAAGGAGGGCGTGTGGCGCTGCCGCACCACCTTCAACTGCACCGAAGCGTGCCCCCGCGGCATCGAGGTCACCAAGGCGATCGCCGAGGTCAAGAAGGCCGTCCTGCGCGGCGGCGCCCGCTGA
- the pth gene encoding aminoacyl-tRNA hydrolase, with translation MTTTWLIVGLGNPGPRYAATRHNIGQMVVDELADRRGERFREHKAGARVVETRLRPGGDRMVLAKPNSYMNTSGTPVAALARFYSVEPGNVIVVHDELDIPFDSIRMKIGGGHGGHNGVRDIARTLTTPDFLRVRAGIGRPPGRQDPADWVLAPFGSVELKTLPIFISDAADAVEQLVDDGLLAAQQRHHSR, from the coding sequence ATGACCACGACCTGGCTGATCGTCGGCCTCGGCAACCCCGGCCCGCGCTACGCGGCGACCCGTCACAACATCGGGCAGATGGTCGTCGACGAGCTGGCCGACCGACGCGGCGAGCGCTTCCGCGAGCACAAGGCCGGCGCGCGGGTGGTCGAGACCCGTCTGCGCCCGGGCGGAGACCGCATGGTGCTGGCGAAGCCCAACTCGTACATGAACACCTCGGGCACTCCGGTCGCGGCCCTCGCGCGGTTCTACTCGGTCGAGCCCGGGAACGTGATCGTCGTGCACGACGAGCTCGACATCCCGTTCGACAGCATCCGCATGAAGATCGGCGGAGGGCACGGCGGGCACAACGGCGTGCGCGACATCGCGCGCACGCTCACCACCCCCGACTTCCTCCGCGTGCGAGCGGGCATCGGCCGCCCGCCCGGACGCCAGGATCCCGCCGACTGGGTGCTCGCGCCGTTCGGTTCGGTCGAGCTGAAGACACTGCCCATCTTCATCTCCGACGCGGCGGATGCCGTGGAGCAGCTGGTCGACGACGGGTTGCTGGCCGCGCAGCAGCGCCACCACTCGCGCTGA
- a CDS encoding GntP family permease yields MEDWTQTLTAGPLLLIAGGAIALILILIIGFKLHAFLTLVIVSLLTAIVAGIPLEQVITVSLGGFGSTLASVALLVGLGAMLGRLIEHSGGAHALADRFVQVFGEKRAPLALGVASLILGFPMFFDAGLIMMLPIIFAIARRVSGTNVLLFGFPAAAAFSVMHVFVPPHPGPVTASAAYEANIGLVLLVGLLVALPVWYLSGYLWGRFVGSHWILPVPSLFGGEDPDQPADPPKVSTIIMLLLLPMALIFLNTGLSTLGSAGVIDATELWAQVLIFIGQSPVALTITVLVALLVLGWRRGEEGSALEKIIDSSLGPICSVVLITGAGGMFGGVLRSSGIGDALSDTLSGMGLPVIVAAYVIAAVLRIAQGSATVALVTAAGLVAPAVLGGGFNPLEVVAITLATAAGSVIASHVNDSGFWLVGRLMGMDVKTTLKTWTVQQTIQSLLAFAIVLVVYLVASLA; encoded by the coding sequence ATGGAAGACTGGACACAGACCCTCACCGCCGGACCGCTGCTGCTCATCGCGGGCGGCGCGATCGCCCTGATCCTCATCCTGATCATCGGCTTCAAGCTGCACGCCTTCCTCACCCTCGTGATCGTGTCGCTGCTGACGGCGATCGTCGCCGGCATCCCGCTCGAGCAGGTGATCACCGTCTCGCTCGGGGGCTTCGGCAGCACACTGGCCAGCGTGGCGCTGCTGGTGGGACTCGGCGCCATGCTGGGCAGGCTCATCGAGCATTCCGGCGGGGCGCATGCGCTCGCAGACAGATTCGTGCAGGTGTTCGGCGAGAAGCGCGCGCCGCTCGCGCTCGGCGTGGCCTCGCTGATCCTGGGCTTCCCGATGTTCTTCGACGCTGGACTCATCATGATGCTGCCGATCATCTTCGCGATCGCACGACGCGTGTCAGGCACGAACGTGCTGCTCTTCGGCTTCCCCGCCGCGGCGGCGTTCTCGGTGATGCACGTCTTCGTGCCGCCGCACCCGGGCCCGGTCACCGCGTCGGCCGCCTACGAGGCCAACATCGGCCTGGTGCTGCTGGTGGGTCTGCTCGTCGCCCTCCCGGTCTGGTACCTCTCGGGCTACCTCTGGGGCAGGTTCGTGGGCAGTCACTGGATCCTGCCCGTTCCGTCGCTGTTCGGCGGCGAGGACCCGGATCAGCCCGCCGACCCGCCCAAGGTCTCGACGATCATCATGCTGCTGCTCCTGCCTATGGCCCTGATCTTCCTGAACACCGGTCTGAGCACTCTCGGCAGCGCGGGAGTGATCGACGCCACCGAGCTCTGGGCGCAGGTGCTCATCTTCATCGGCCAGTCGCCGGTCGCGCTGACCATCACCGTGCTGGTGGCGCTGCTCGTGCTCGGCTGGCGGCGCGGTGAAGAAGGCAGCGCGCTCGAGAAGATCATCGACTCCTCGCTCGGCCCGATCTGCTCCGTCGTGCTGATCACCGGCGCCGGCGGCATGTTCGGCGGGGTGCTGCGCTCGTCCGGCATCGGCGACGCGCTGTCCGACACTCTGAGCGGCATGGGGCTGCCGGTGATCGTGGCGGCCTACGTCATCGCCGCGGTGCTGCGCATCGCGCAGGGCTCGGCGACGGTCGCGCTCGTCACGGCTGCCGGACTCGTCGCCCCCGCGGTGCTGGGGGGAGGCTTCAATCCGCTCGAGGTCGTCGCGATCACTCTCGCGACCGCAGCAGGTTCCGTGATCGCGAGCCACGTCAACGACTCGGGTTTCTGGCTGGTGGGTCGCCTGATGGGAATGGACGTGAAGACCACTCTCAAGACATGGACCGTTCAGCAGACCATCCAGTCGCTGCTCGCGTTCGCGATCGTGCTGGTGGTGTACCTGGTGGCATCGCTCGCCTAA
- a CDS encoding succinate dehydrogenase hydrophobic membrane anchor subunit — protein MTTQTAAPAARRQRGVNLEKWGWLFMRGSGVLLVVLIFGHLFVNLMVDEGIHQLDFAFIAGKFATPFWQWWDVLMLWLALIHGANGMRTIVNDYVTNEKARKALVWALGLAAALLIILGTLVVFTFDPCAGVLEDGSMWETCQALGK, from the coding sequence ATGACCACGCAGACCGCTGCTCCCGCAGCCCGTCGCCAGCGCGGAGTCAACCTCGAGAAGTGGGGCTGGCTGTTCATGCGCGGCTCCGGCGTGCTGCTCGTCGTGCTGATCTTCGGCCACCTGTTCGTCAACCTGATGGTCGACGAGGGCATCCACCAGCTCGACTTCGCGTTCATCGCCGGCAAGTTCGCCACGCCCTTCTGGCAGTGGTGGGACGTGCTGATGCTCTGGCTCGCGCTGATCCACGGCGCGAACGGCATGCGCACCATCGTCAACGACTACGTCACCAACGAGAAGGCCCGCAAGGCGCTCGTCTGGGCGCTGGGCCTGGCGGCGGCGCTCCTCATCATCCTGGGCACCCTCGTGGTGTTCACGTTCGACCCCTGCGCGGGCGTCCTCGAGGACGGCTCGATGTGGGAGACCTGCCAGGCACTGGGCAAGTAA
- the sdhA gene encoding succinate dehydrogenase flavoprotein subunit, which translates to MTTQTSDSVVRDGVHYHQFDIVIVGAGGAGMRAAIEAGPGARTAVITKLYPTRSHTGAAQGGMAAALANVEDDNWEWHTYDTVKGGDYLVDQDAAEILAKEAIDAVIDLENMGLPFNRTPDGKIDQRRFGGHTAEHGKTPVRRACYAADRTGHMILQTLFQNCVKLGINFFNEFYVLDLITVKDAAGATQVAGVVAYDLATGDLHVFQSKAVIFATGGFGKIFKTTSNAHTLTGDGVGIIWRKGLPLEDLEFFQFHPTGLAGLGILLTEGARGEGAILRNASGERFMERYAPTIKDLAPRDIVARSMVQEVLDGRGAGPHKDYVLLDCTHLGAEVLETKLPDITEFARTYLGVDPVVEPVPVMPTAHYAMGGIPTNNDAEVLSDNSTVVPGLYAAGECACVSVHGSNRLGTNSLLDINVFGKRAGRNAVEYVKTAEFVPLPENPAGFVKDMVEGLRNNQGTERIAVLRKKLQDEMDKGAQVFRTEESLTHVLGVIEELRERYRNIHVDDKGKRFNTDLLEAVELGFLLDIAEVVVYAARNRKESRGGHMRDDFPKRDDENYMKHTMAYLVGDAHSSDAADHIKLDWKPVVVTNYQPMERKY; encoded by the coding sequence TTGACTACGCAGACCTCTGACTCCGTCGTGCGCGACGGGGTGCACTACCACCAGTTCGACATCGTCATCGTCGGCGCCGGCGGCGCGGGCATGCGCGCGGCCATCGAGGCCGGCCCCGGCGCCAGGACCGCCGTGATCACCAAGCTGTACCCCACGCGCTCGCACACCGGCGCCGCGCAGGGCGGCATGGCGGCTGCCCTCGCGAACGTCGAGGACGACAACTGGGAGTGGCACACCTACGACACGGTCAAGGGCGGCGACTACCTCGTCGACCAGGACGCTGCGGAGATCCTCGCCAAGGAGGCCATCGACGCTGTCATCGACCTCGAGAACATGGGCCTGCCGTTCAACCGCACCCCGGACGGCAAGATCGACCAGCGCCGCTTCGGCGGTCACACCGCCGAGCACGGCAAGACCCCTGTGCGCCGCGCCTGCTACGCCGCCGACCGCACCGGTCACATGATCCTGCAGACGCTGTTCCAGAACTGCGTCAAGCTCGGCATCAACTTCTTCAACGAGTTCTATGTGCTCGACCTGATCACCGTGAAGGACGCCGCCGGCGCCACGCAGGTGGCCGGCGTGGTCGCATACGACCTCGCCACGGGCGACCTGCACGTCTTCCAGTCCAAGGCCGTGATCTTCGCGACCGGCGGCTTCGGCAAGATCTTCAAGACCACGTCGAACGCGCACACCCTCACCGGTGACGGCGTCGGCATCATCTGGCGCAAGGGCCTGCCGCTGGAGGACCTGGAGTTCTTCCAGTTCCACCCGACGGGCCTCGCCGGCCTCGGCATCCTGCTCACCGAGGGCGCCCGAGGCGAGGGCGCGATCCTCCGCAACGCGTCGGGTGAGCGCTTCATGGAGCGCTACGCCCCCACGATCAAGGACCTCGCCCCTCGTGACATCGTCGCCAGGAGCATGGTGCAGGAGGTGCTCGACGGACGCGGCGCCGGCCCCCACAAGGATTACGTGCTGCTCGACTGCACCCACCTGGGCGCCGAGGTGCTCGAGACCAAGCTGCCCGACATCACGGAGTTCGCCCGCACCTACCTGGGCGTCGACCCGGTCGTCGAGCCCGTACCCGTGATGCCCACCGCGCACTACGCGATGGGCGGCATCCCGACCAACAACGACGCCGAGGTGCTCTCCGACAACTCGACCGTCGTGCCCGGTCTGTACGCCGCCGGCGAGTGCGCATGCGTGTCGGTGCACGGCTCGAACCGCCTCGGCACCAACTCGCTGCTCGACATCAACGTGTTCGGCAAGCGCGCCGGCCGCAACGCCGTCGAGTACGTCAAGACCGCCGAGTTCGTGCCGCTGCCCGAGAACCCTGCCGGTTTCGTCAAGGACATGGTCGAGGGCCTGCGCAACAACCAGGGCACCGAGCGCATCGCGGTGCTGCGCAAGAAGCTGCAGGACGAGATGGACAAGGGCGCCCAGGTGTTCCGCACCGAGGAGTCGCTGACCCACGTGCTGGGCGTCATCGAAGAACTGCGCGAGCGCTACAGGAACATCCACGTCGACGACAAGGGCAAGCGGTTCAACACCGACCTGCTCGAGGCCGTCGAGCTGGGCTTCCTGCTCGACATCGCCGAGGTCGTCGTCTACGCCGCCCGCAACCGCAAGGAGAGCCGTGGCGGCCACATGCGCGACGACTTCCCGAAGCGCGATGACGAGAACTACATGAAGCACACGATGGCCTACCTCGTCGGCGATGCGCACTCGTCCGACGCCGCCGATCACATCAAGCTGGACTGGAAGCCCGTGGTCGTCACGAACTACCAGCCCATGGAGAGGAAGTACTGA